Genomic DNA from Enterococcus saccharolyticus subsp. saccharolyticus:
ATCAGTTACTTCTCCAATAGATACAGCATCTAACTCATATTTTGCAAATAAAGCAACTACTTCTGCTTCATGTCCTTGCTCCACACAAATGAGCATTCTCTCTTGTGATTCAGACAACATCATTTCATAAGGAGTCATCCCCGTTTCACGTTGCGGGACATCATCTAAATACAGCTTCAACCCTGAACCAGCTTTAGAAGCCATCTCAGAACTTGACGACACTAAACCAGCCGCGCCCATATCTTGGATACCCACCAGAATATCACTATGGTCTAAAATTAATTCTAAACAAGCTTCTAATAGGAGTTTTTCCATAAATGGGTCACCTACTTGAACCGCCGAACGTTGTTGTTCTTCCCCTTCAACAAATTCTTCCGAAGCAAACGTTGCCCCATGGATACCATCACGACCTGTTTTGGCACCGACATACATAATCGCATTCCCAACACCTTTAGCTTGGCCTTTTTGAATATCTTTATGATCGATTAGTCCAACACACATGGCATTCACCAAAGGATTTCCTTCGTAACAAGCGTCAAATTGCACTTCGCCACCAACTGTGGGAATCCCAATACAATTGCCATAACCACTAATGCCAGCAACCACTTCTTCTAATAAATATTTGGTGCGCTCATTATCTAACTCACCAAAACGCAAGGAATCTAAAATAGCAATTGGACGTGCACCCATACTAAAAATGTCACGGATAATACCGCCAACACCTGTTGCTGCACCTTCATAAGGTTCTACTGCTGAGGGATGATTGTGACTTTCTGCTTTAAAGACCACTGCTTGTCCATCACCAATATCAACAATTCCCGCTCCTTCGCCAGGACCTTGTAACACTTGTGGACCACTTGTCGGAAATTTACGTAATACAGGTTTGGAGTTTTTATAAGAACAGTGTTCACTCCACATCACAGAAAAAAGTCCTGTTTCTGTATAGTTGGGCAGACGACCAAGAATATCTTCTGCAATCATGCGATACTCTTCATCCGTTAACCCCCATTGTGAATAAATACGCTGTTCTTTAATCTCTTGAGGAGTTGGTTCTACTTTTATCATTTATACAGACACCTTTCCGAAATTTTTCAAAATAGAGGCAAAAAATTTCTTGCCATCTTCTGATCCTAATAATGATTCCATCGCCCGTTCCGGATGTGGCATCATTCCTAAAACATTGCCTTGTTCGTTACAAATACCAGCAATATTAGCTAAACTACCATTAATATTTTCTTCATACTTGAAAACGATTTGTTTGTTTGCTTCCAATTTTTTTAGAGTTTCTTCATCACAGTAGTAATTTCCTTCACCGTGAGCAACGGGAATTTGAATAATATCATTTTCTTCGTACTCTGAAGTAAATTTCGTTTGGTTGTTAACGACTTTCAGTGGTGTCGTTTTACAAATAAAATGCAAGGATTCATTACGACGTAACGCGCCTGGTAACAAACCCGCTTCGGTTAACACTTGGAAACCATTGCATGTGCCAAAAACAGGTTTTCCTTCTTCTGCAAAACGAATCACTTCTTGCATAATTGTAGAAAAGCGCGCAATAGCCCCACAACGTAAGTAATCACCATAAGAAAATCCACCTGGTAACAACACACCATCAAATCCTTCAAGTGATTCTGCATCATGACGAACATATTCCGCCTCAGCACCCATTACCTCTTTAACTGCCCAAAGCATGTCCATGTCACAGTTTGAACCCGGAAAAACAATGACTGCAAATTTCATTTTTAGACTTCCTCCGTAGCTACAATTTCATAGCGATAAGTTTCCATATTGACATTGGCTAATAACTTGTCACAAATTTCTTCAATCGCTTCTTCTACGGGACGATCAGATTTCGCGACTTTAATTTCAAAATATTTTCCAATACGAATTTCTTCAATTTCGTTAAAGCCTAAACGATGAACAGCGCCTTTAACAGCTTCTCCTTGAGGGTCTAAAACTGATTCTTTATATGTGACAAATACTTTTACAAAATACATAATTACGCTCCTTTTTCTTCTAATCGTTGTAATACTTCCTCATAAACGGGAATTAAATCGCCTAGATCACGACGATATACATCTTTGTCTAAATGCTCATTGGTTTCAATATCCCACAAGCGACAAGTATCTGGAGAAATTTCATCCGCTAACAAAATTGTGCCAGTTTCTGTTCGTCCGACTTCAATTTTGAAATCGATCAAACGAATGTCAATTGAAACAAATAATTCTTGTAATGCTTGATTGACTTGTAAAGCAAGTTCTTTGATTTTTTTCACTTCTTCTTTGGTCGCAACTTGTAAAAAAGCAACATGATCTTCATTGATGAATGGATCATCTAAACGATCTTCTTTATAATAAAATTCGGTGATTGGAAACGGTAAGAGTGTCCCTTCTTTGATAGCCAAACGTTTTGAAAAGCTTCCCGCAGCGACATTACGCACCACAATTTCTAAAGGAATCATTTCCACTCGCTTTATCAATTGTTCGTTTTTAGAAGTTTTTTTGATAAAATGGCTTGGAATACTTTTGTCTGCTAATTTTTCAAAAATAAGGGCAGTGATTTGGTTATTCATTTGGCCTTTCCCTTTAACAGCATCTTTTTTCGCACCATTCAAGGCAGTTGCTTGATCTAAATATTCAACTAAAAACACTGATTTATCCTCTGTTTCATATAATTTCTTAGCTTTACCTTCATAAGCTAATGCTTTTCTTTCCATGTCACACCTCGTTTTATTTTTTTACTGTTACTTCTTTTTGTGTACTATTATTCTAACAATACTCATTTCTCATCGTCAACGATAACTTTACATTAATTAACTTTA
This window encodes:
- the purQ gene encoding phosphoribosylformylglycinamidine synthase subunit PurQ; the encoded protein is MKFAVIVFPGSNCDMDMLWAVKEVMGAEAEYVRHDAESLEGFDGVLLPGGFSYGDYLRCGAIARFSTIMQEVIRFAEEGKPVFGTCNGFQVLTEAGLLPGALRRNESLHFICKTTPLKVVNNQTKFTSEYEENDIIQIPVAHGEGNYYCDEETLKKLEANKQIVFKYEENINGSLANIAGICNEQGNVLGMMPHPERAMESLLGSEDGKKFFASILKNFGKVSV
- the purS gene encoding phosphoribosylformylglycinamidine synthase subunit PurS, with amino-acid sequence MYFVKVFVTYKESVLDPQGEAVKGAVHRLGFNEIEEIRIGKYFEIKVAKSDRPVEEAIEEICDKLLANVNMETYRYEIVATEEV
- the purC gene encoding phosphoribosylaminoimidazolesuccinocarboxamide synthase: MERKALAYEGKAKKLYETEDKSVFLVEYLDQATALNGAKKDAVKGKGQMNNQITALIFEKLADKSIPSHFIKKTSKNEQLIKRVEMIPLEIVVRNVAAGSFSKRLAIKEGTLLPFPITEFYYKEDRLDDPFINEDHVAFLQVATKEEVKKIKELALQVNQALQELFVSIDIRLIDFKIEVGRTETGTILLADEISPDTCRLWDIETNEHLDKDVYRRDLGDLIPVYEEVLQRLEEKGA